The window TCTTTCTCACCGGCCCTGGCCGCGAGCTGGGACGCCGGATCCTGACCGACTCGGAAGCGGGCGGCCGGACCGTGGAGGCATGATCATGCAGGTAGCAAGGAAGATCATCGAGATCAACGAGGAGCTGTGCAACGGCTGCGGCCAGTGTGTGCCTTCCTGCGCCGAGGGCGCCATCGAGATCCGGGACGGCAAGGCGCATCTGGTGGCGGAGCGGTTCTGCGACGGCCTTGGCGCCTGCCTGGGGGAGTGCCCCACCGGCGCGTTGCGCATCATTGAGCGGCTGGCGGAGGACTTCGACGAGGCGGCGGTGCACAGCCATCTGGCGGCCAGGAAGGCCCTGGAGGCGCCGCCTTTGGCCTGTGCCTGTCCGGGCAGCCAGCTGCGCGCCTTCACCCCCCAGCCGTCGCCAGGCCCAGCAACGGCCGGCAGCGCCTCGACCCTGGGCCAGTGGCCGGTGCAGATCCGGCTGGTGCCGCCCAAGGCGCCCTTTTTGGCCGGCAGCGATCTGCTCATCACCGCCGACTGCGTGCCCGTGGCCTGCGGCGCCTTCCATCAGGAGTTCCTGGCCGGCCGCCGCATCCTTCTGGGCTGCCCCAAGCTGGACGATCTGGCCAGCTATGAGGAGCGGTTTGTGGAGATCTTCCGCACCGTGCCCCTCAAAAGCGTCACCACGGTGATCATGGAGGTGCCCTGCTGCTCGGGCATGACCGCCGCGGTGCGCCGGGCCCTGTCCCGGGCCGGCAGCGTGCTGCCAGCCCGCGAGGTGGTGATCGGCGTGGA of the Thermodesulfobacteriota bacterium genome contains:
- a CDS encoding 4Fe-4S binding protein, with translation MQVARKIIEINEELCNGCGQCVPSCAEGAIEIRDGKAHLVAERFCDGLGACLGECPTGALRIIERLAEDFDEAAVHSHLAARKALEAPPLACACPGSQLRAFTPQPSPGPATAGSASTLGQWPVQIRLVPPKAPFLAGSDLLITADCVPVACGAFHQEFLAGRRILLGCPKLDDLASYEERFVEIFRTVPLKSVTTVIMEVPCCSGMTAAVRRALSRAGSVLPAREVVIGVDGSVRRQQGA